Within the Halomonas sp. HL-93 genome, the region CCAACACGCTTACGGCTATGGTCTTTGGCCTCTACTTGGTGAAGAATCAAATCTGCGCCCGGAAAACCTCCAGGCCGCTCGCCTCCATGTCGACGCGGTTTGCTGATTGCCCAGATCAAACCGGCCTCAACCGGTGTGGTGGTGGTATCCATATCGTGGCCGTAAAGACATAGACCTGCCTCAAGACGTAATGAATCCCGCGCGCCAAGACCAATCGCTTCCACTTCAGGCTCTGACAGCAAGCGCTCAGCCAACGTTTCAGTGGCGTCGGCGGGGACTGATATTTCAAAGCCATCTTCACCGGTATAACCACTGCGACTAATCCAAACCTCATGATCAAGCACCTGGAAGCGTCCGTGCTGCATAAAGACCAGTTCACAGGCAGCCGGGCAAAGACGCTGCATCACTCGGTGAGCAGTAGGGCCCTGCAAAGCCAGCAAGCCTCGGTCCAATCGCTCTACGGTCAGGTGATCGCCCAAGTTAACTCTCAGGTGGGCAATATCCTGGTCTTTACAGGCAGCATTGACCACTAAATAAAAGTGATCACCGGCGTTGACGGCCATCAGGTCATCAAGAATCCCGCCTTCGTTATTGGTAAGTAGGCCATAGCGTTGTGCACCCTGTGCCAAGCCTATCAAGTCGGCAGGAATTAACGTTTCCAGCGCCTCAGCCACGTTATCGCCAGAAACAATCACCTGCCCCATGTGTGAGACATCAAACAAGCCACACTGCTGGCGAGTGTGCTCGTGTTCTTTTTTTACGCCCATCGGAAATTGAACGGGCATATCGTAACCGGCAAAAGGCACCATTTTCGCCCCTAGGCGGCCGTGCAGTGCATGCAACGGTGTTTTTTTAAGCTCAGTCATTGATCACTCCTTTACAAACAAGAGCGGGAAGTCACATGAGTGCCTTCCCGACTCTTCAAAAGCATTGCAAATGCGCACGAGCGCCTAGCAACTATTAGTTATCGTGGTCTAACGATTCCCCTGGCAACACATCTTTGCCATCGAAATAGTCTTTGGTCAGTTTAAACACGACGGGCGATAGCAGCGCCAAGGCGATTAAGTTCGGAATGGCCATCATGGCGTTGAAGGTATCCGCCATCAGCCAGATGAAACCAAGCTGCGCGATAGCACCGAGCGGAATTGCTAATACGAATAGCACGCGATACAGCATAATGGAGCGCGTTCCAAACAGGAACTGGAAGCATTTTTCGCCGTAGAACGACCACCCAAGAATGGTTGTAAAAGCGAATACGGCCAACGCAATGGCAACAATTTGATTACCAAACCCGGGTAGCGCCGCATCGAAGGAAAGCGCCGTCAGCGATGCGCCCTCTTCACCATCAACCCACACCGTAGAGGTGAGGATAACCAGCGCTGTGATAGTACAGATAACAATGGTATCAATGAACGTTCCCAGCATGGCAATTAAGCCCTGACGCACAGGATTTTTGGTTTGCGCCGCCGCGTGGGCAATGGGCGCACTGCCTAGACCCGCTTCGTTAGAGAAAATCCCTCGCGCTACGCCAAAGCGAATAGCCGCCATGACGGCAGCACCCGCAAAACCACCAGCGGCAGCAATCGGGTTAAAGGCGTAGTAGAAAATCAGGCTGAAGGCTTCACCGATCTGCCCAGCATTGACAATCAAAACAATAATACCCGCGACCACGTAGGCGATACCCATCACCGGCACCAGCTTGCCGGCCACCTTTGCAATCCGCTTGATGCCACCAAGAATGACTGCCCCGGCGAGCACCATAATGACAACGCCAGTAAGCCAAGTGGGCACACCAAAAGTCGAGCTCATGGCATCGGCCACCGAGTTGGACTGAACCGTATTGCCGATCCCGAATGCCGCGACAGCCCCAAAGAAAGCAAACAAGCCGCCTAACCAC harbors:
- the gcvT gene encoding glycine cleavage system aminomethyltransferase GcvT; protein product: MTELKKTPLHALHGRLGAKMVPFAGYDMPVQFPMGVKKEHEHTRQQCGLFDVSHMGQVIVSGDNVAEALETLIPADLIGLAQGAQRYGLLTNNEGGILDDLMAVNAGDHFYLVVNAACKDQDIAHLRVNLGDHLTVERLDRGLLALQGPTAHRVMQRLCPAACELVFMQHGRFQVLDHEVWISRSGYTGEDGFEISVPADATETLAERLLSEPEVEAIGLGARDSLRLEAGLCLYGHDMDTTTTPVEAGLIWAISKPRRHGGERPGGFPGADLILHQVEAKDHSRKRVGLVADGRAPVREGALLVDEEGNEVGQVTSGGFGPSVGKPVAMGYVTRDAETPGTTVYAEVRGKRLPMTVSKTPFVTANFYRG
- a CDS encoding alanine/glycine:cation symporter family protein; translated protein: METLTSLFGAINGVVWGPLMLILLLGVGIYLQLGLKLMPIRKLGMGFKLMWQGRSGAAADVKSADDKEGEISPFDALMTALSATIGTGNIAGVATAIALGGPGAVFWMWITALVGMATKFSEAVLAVRFRETDSTGYHVGGPMFYIKNGLGKKWMWLGGLFAFFGAVAAFGIGNTVQSNSVADAMSSTFGVPTWLTGVVIMVLAGAVILGGIKRIAKVAGKLVPVMGIAYVVAGIIVLIVNAGQIGEAFSLIFYYAFNPIAAAGGFAGAAVMAAIRFGVARGIFSNEAGLGSAPIAHAAAQTKNPVRQGLIAMLGTFIDTIVICTITALVILTSTVWVDGEEGASLTALSFDAALPGFGNQIVAIALAVFAFTTILGWSFYGEKCFQFLFGTRSIMLYRVLFVLAIPLGAIAQLGFIWLMADTFNAMMAIPNLIALALLSPVVFKLTKDYFDGKDVLPGESLDHDN